The DNA region TACAATGTATGAGCCGAGCAATGATGATATTGAATGACTAGTGATATTATAAAAATTTCCTTTTCGTATAGGTTCCCAAAATAGAGCATCTGGGGTTGTGTCTGCATAGATTAATGAATATCCCACAATAACTATTATAACGCCAAGGAAAAATTGAATAAACAAACTTTGCCTATGATTAATATTTGAACTAAATTGCTTTATAAATTCACTTAAAATAGTATTTTCTGATTTGTCGGTACTCATAAATTAATTTTAAAATTATGAAATAAAATGTGATTATTGATTTATTTAAATTTGTTATTTTTATTTTTCCGATTTAAACAGGGTTGTTAATATTTTGAGAACTACTAATGATTTTGTAATTTGGGTTGACCTAAGAGTCATATAACAAAAAAATAGCGCTTTCATTTATTTCGACTATTCTCTAGGATCTCATTGTATTAAAATAACAATTGATTAATGTTTTAACAAACCCATTGGTGGGTAATATTGCCTTTCTTAAGTCGAAATGAAATTGATTTTAAATCTGTATTCAACATCAGCAATAGATTTTGTAAAATGGTCAAAAAGCGTATCACATGATCTTGGTCAATTAGACTATCAAACGATTCTGAAAAAAGAACACATTGATTTCTGTCTTTACCTTGAATATACAGCATCTAACGTGTTGCAGCTACAAGAAGTTGGCGATTTCGTAGACATAAACTGTCTGCCACCACTGAACTTGATACGAATCACAAAGCTCCAATTGGCCACTGAACCGCTAATTTCTTGTAGGTGCTGTTATCGGCTGGCTTATTATCAGACGTCTTCATTTACCAATTTCTTTAAGGATTTCAGGAATTTCTTTAAATGAGTTTATCCAAATCACATTGAATCCTAAATTATTGGCGTCTTGTTCTTCGATATTTTCTATTACAGGAATCAGCTTTTGGTCTTTAATTTTTAGACCTTCATTTTCGGGATATAAATCTTCAATTGAGTACCGTTTTTTGATAATATAATGATTCTTTTCGCCTTTGCCGTTCTTACGTATAGAAACATCTAATAGCCTTCGCATATTAGGGTCAGTCAAGCTAATTCCTGTGAAAAGGCAAGTACAATTGTTAAGATGATTTAGTTGTACTAAATTGCTCCAACTAAAAGGGTCTATAAACTGAGAATGGTATGCATCCTCACTAAAGACAATTTCGTTTTTTGAGGTTAAGCTCTTTTTTCTTGGCAAACAGCCGTGGGGATGATAAATTGGTATTTGTTTATCTGTAAACCGTTCCCCTTCAGAAAAAATACATTTAAAATCGATTTTTTCTTTCGCTAAGTTTTCTTCAATTAAGTCATCAAAATTAAACGTAATTATTGCTCTTAATGGTTTTCTTTCACGTTTGGGTCTACTAAGTTCAGAAATAGCATCAACTGTGGAACTCTTATAAGTACAGTTTTTATAAAGGGTATCCCTTACAGTTGTTGTAAACTTCCTTCCCAAAAGAGTCTTTAAATATTGAGCAAGTATAAGTGGCGAGACGTTTATTCTCTTTTGAAACAAATTGGCAAGTCTTGTGTCTATATCTGGAACATCTGTATTATCTGAATAGACTTCCTTAAGAAGTGATTTTAAAAGAGTATTCCAAGTTGGTATACCTGCGTCATAAGAAATACCCGCACCACAGAATAAAGTCAAGTTTCCTCTGTTATATTCTTCTCTAAGATTTCGGATTTGAAATTCATAGGTATCTGGTTGAAACTTATCAGCCTCCCGCTTTACTCCTAGATAGCTTTTAGTTTCTTTCTGTTTGAGTGCCTTAATTAATTTTTCATACCCCTCCTCAAATGAAAACCTGAAGTCAGCAAATAATCTGTCTCTAAGTGAAAATGGGATATCACAATCTTCAATAAGAACAGGAAGAATAATTCTCTGTTGTTTTGATACTTCTCGATTGAGTATTGCGGATAATTCGAAATTCACCCAATTTGAACTAGTACTGTGCTTTGACAGAAGTACAATAAAGTAATCCGTATTCGAAATTGCATCATTGATTTTCTCTTGAATGTTTTCACCGGCAGATACTTCCTTGTCAGCCCTCCAAGTCTGAACACCATCATTTCTAAGTGCAGAAGTGAGTTTGTCCAGAAACTTTTTGTCTTGAGAACTATGGCTTATAAAGACTTTTATCATTTTTACATTTATTTAATGTCAGGATGCGACTTTAACGCTTGCCGACGGTTTCGAGCTTGGCGAAGGTGGCGATTTTCACCATAAATGTTGAAGCGGAGAACCAAGTTTGATTAACCACAAATGTGTCTGCGGAGCACTGAACCGCCACTTTTGCCAAACTCGTGTTAGCAGCTGATTTTTTAGAAAGGTAAATCATCATCTTGAGGTTCTTCAGTCTCCTTTAATTGCACAAATTCCTCATTCCAATCTGTCCTCTTTATGAATTTCAGTTTTTTGTCTTCGTCAAAAAGTCCGTCTGATATTTTCAGGATGTGCTTCTTTCTATTTGCTGTTTTTACCCATTCAGAAACAAAATCATCATTGTCAAAAAGGTCGGCTTCAATTTCTTTAAATCCTCTAGCATCTAACAGTTTTTTCATGTCGTGAAAACCTTCTATGTAGAAATTATAAGGAATGTCCAACTTAGTTCTAAGTGTTTCAGTTAAAGGATGATTTATCATAAGAATTTTGTTTATTTCCTCTGTTTGTCCTTTGTTTTCATCACTTAAAAAATTCACAAGTTTGTTAAGGGTCTGAGCAGTTTTTTCTAAATTTCTAATTAGACTAACTTCTTTAATTCTTGTTTGCTCTTCTAAAAAACGTTGGAAAAGTCCTGCAAATTGTTCTTTCAAATACTTAGAAATATCCGATGCAGACTCGAACCCTTTAATATTATTATTTGCATTTAGGTTTTTTACTTCCTCAATGAATTGATAAATTCTAGTGTCGTCAACATATCTATATTTCATAGCCGCGTTGTCTTTATTAATCAAATATGTCTCATATTCAGAGAGAACATTTTTTTCAATGAAAATATATACTTGCTTATTTTCTTTTAATGCAGTTTTTAGTTCAAGCTGCGAAATAGATGAATTATTTCTCTTTGATTCAGAACCGAATCGTCCACCTACAATTGAAACTAAAATATCCACAGCTTTAATTTCTTTATAGCAATATTCTTCCAATGCTTCATCTTTTCCATAGGGTATGTCACCCTCTTCGTTCCGAACTGGGTCATAACCTAAATTTTCGATAAATGTATCAAGGTCAGACCTCACTTGTCTTAGGTCGTAAAATGTAGAGCTTATGAATATTCTTGGTTTTGCCATTGCTAAATTTATTTATAGTCTGTTTATTTTTTGTGTCTGCCTAAATTTGCTGCTATCATGCCACAGCTACCCACAGGCTGGGTTTTAGTACATCAATATATTGAGTAATTCAAATGACCAGCTTGAAGGTAGGTGCTTTTAGCAGCAGTACTTATTTCTTATTTTTCTTAGGGTCAACACCTTCGTTAAGCTTTTCTCTGTCAGCTGGCGTTGTAGGAGGAATTACAATACGCTTAGTTGTGTCGTTCGAATTACTATTATCTTGATTTGAACTACTGTTTGAATTATTTCCACTTGTTTGATTGTTGTTATTTTCCATAATTACTGAATTTACTATTTCGACTTTGACTACTTTATCATCCATTATTGGTTTGAAAAATATATTCGCTAATAAAATTACTATTGATACGATAATTGCAATGATTGTTAAAACTACTCCTTTGTTATAACTCCTGTTGGCTTTGTCAATTATTATTCTATTAGCCTTAAAGGAATCTAAATTAACTGCTAAGTCAAATAAAACAATTTCTTGCAGTGGTTTATTCACTAAATCTGGGTATTTGTCAACGCTTATTGCTTGTTCTAATGGCTGTGGTCGAAGCACATTTAGCATAATAAGTATTGTCCAAATAAAAAGCCCAATTGGAATTAAGGAAATTAATTGAATCCAAATATATGCGTCATTCAACCAATTTAGGAAAAAAGGTATAAATAAAGTTACAACACCAATAATAGTACCCGCATATGAATGCTTTATTCTATATGATGTGATTTGTTTTCCAATTAAATCTTTAGACTTTATTGCTAAATATTCGATTTCTTCTTTTTGCATATTTGGGATGAATTATAGGGCGTTAATTTTGAAATACAAGGTTACATTGGTCACAAATTGCTTTACCTTTCATACAACTATAACAGTAATAACATCCACATTTTCCACACTTTGTAACACTACCCATTGAATTCCCAGTAGGATCATAATGTCCATGACAACCACATAATGAACATTGAGCTTCGATGGAATTCGTATATTCTAAATAATTTGAACTCCCGGTAGAAAACAATCGATAATTACTACTTTGTGATTTTAATGCAATTATTTCGCTTTGGAGGTCATTAATTTGATTGGTGAGTTCTAGCTTTTTAGTACTTTCTTCTTCTTTAAGATTATTCATTCTTTCTTGGATATTTTTTATCTTATCATTTGCTATTTTTAATTTGGTGGTTAATTCATTTTTAATATCTAGTTTTTCAATGAGTTCCAATCTTTTCTCTTCCGACATTTCTGAAAGAACTATATTAATGCTTTTGATTAAAGTTTCAATATGCTTTTCCTTTGCAAGGAAGACTTCAGCTAGTTCATTATTAAGTTTATGTTGAATTTCTTTTTTCACTTCTAATGAATTTTCAAATTCAATTATCCAAGGAATGGGTTTATTGGTCTTCACTTCTCTTATAAATTTAAATATATTATAATCAATATGGCTTGGTAAGACTTCAGTTAATTTCTTTTCAGTATCATCATTAGAATTCCCATCTGCTTGCAACTTCCTGTAAGATTGATAATACGTCATTAATTCTTTTCTTATAAAAACAATCATTCTTTTCTGTTTGTGTAGCGCAAATCTGTATTCCGCATGAGTTGGTGATACTTTCTCACCATTAAACAATTCTTTATAGCCTTCCCAGTCAAATGGTTTTCCATAATTAGAATCAATGATTAAAATCATCATAAAACACTTGTCTAAAACCGGCAAACAAGATTCCCAAGGAGTCAATTCAGGTGTTTGATCTGGAAAGCCAGATTCAGAACTTAACTTTGGATCATATCCTAAGTTTGATAGAAAAGAACCTATTTCTGCTCGACAGTCTACTAAATTATAAACAGTTGAACTAATAAAAATTGGAATTCGATGACTACTATCACTCATATTAATTGAATTATATTAATGCCTTATAACGGTTTGCAGCTTTGCGTTGTGGCGGATTAGATGCACTGACTTGTCTAAACGCACCATGTTTACTAATTGCGCTACTGATTATATTCGCACTTTCCCCGCCATAACGCAAAGGTGCTGTTATAGCCAGTGCTTATGTATTTCAATATTATTTATTATGAAGCAATTGCAATACTTAATGCCCAATCTAAACCACTTTCCTTTAAACAATATTTTACCGCTGCAGAATACGGTGAATATTTTCCTGCTAATTCAAGCAACTCTAATTGTTTTGAACGAATACTTTGTTTCCTCGCCATGTCATAATTAATTGTCTGCAATGCAAGTAAATTTTGAACCTGTCTAATTAGTCTTGCGGTTTTTCTGTATCTGTCTTTTCTTCCTTCTTTTAACCCTTCCATATTCAAATTCATTCTCCTGATTGTGTATTCGGCTTGAATATAGTCCCTTGCTGAAGTGACGCGCTCTTTGGGGCTAATTATTCCCTCATTGTCAAACTTTAATTTGCCTGGGTCTTCTGGTTCTGTTGGGTCCAAGAAGCGAATATCTTCATTCTCTATAGCATCGGCTGGAAGATTTGCTTTGTTTGCATTCACATGAAAGTAATCCCTCTTGCGCACATTTCCAGCAGGTGCAGAATAACGATAGTTTCTCCAATTAAAAGCCAACCACCAATATCCTCCTTGGTCTGCTCCATTTTCATCAATTGCACTTGACTTTGGTCTGAAATGGTCAACATGACAATGAGCAAAATCATTTACGGATTCTGAATACCAACATTTACGTTGAAGTACATTACAAAATTGTTCTTTTAGTTCACCCCACATTGCTTGATTATCCTGAATAATCGTTGCTCTCTCAGCAGGTGTTGCCGCATTTATAAGTTGGTCAGTCAAAGCATCAGCTCTGTCCAACCAATCTTGTTCAGGTTCGTGATCATCTATGTTTACAAAAATCATTTTTTCTCGCCCTGTTCTTTTAGTAAGTCGTTTAAGGTATCTAACGCAATATCATTTTGCGCTTTCAAGTCTTCAGCTGTATAATTTTCCTTTTTGAATTCATCCCTCTCACTAATTGCAACAATAAATTTTTGATAGAGTGGGTCTCTGTCTGTCGTGTTGATTCCCAAACTGTTTAGGTTCTGAAAGATTTCATTTAACTCGATTTTTTCTTCGGTAGATAATTCCGTATTATCTTGCTTTGAAATCAATTCATTTCTTCTGTCTAGCACTTTAAGGGTTTTTTCATCCAAGGTTGATGACAATCCGAATAATTCACTCGTTAAAATGCCCGCAACCCCTAACCCCTTGGGGTCTGTTTCGGGTTGAGTTGCCTCTATGATTCCGTTTGATTCAGTAAAAACCCTTACTTGTTCTTTCAATAGACTTCCAATAATTAATGGATCATGCGTTGTGAAAATAAACTGAGTATTGGAAAATGTTTCCCGAAGAATTTCAATAAATGACCATTGCCATTTAGGGTGCATTGAAATATCAACTTCGTCAATAATTACAATAGCGTTTTCTTTGAAGGCAATTTGCGGATCCGAAAGTGGAAAAGTATTTACAAACCGCTGCATTAAATAACCAATCCATCCAATCACTATCTTAAATCCTTGACTTACTAAATACAAAGGAATTCCATTAGGAGAATCTGAAGTAATGACCCATACATCAGGCGGATCAATTTTCGTTACAGTTTTAAAAATTATATTTTTCTTGGTAATTCGAGAAATGATTTCAAAAACATTTTTAATTAATAGTTCCTCACTATTATTTCCTTCCTTTTTCTCCTTTATTGAATCAAAATATAAATTCGCGATCCAGCCTGAAAATGAACGCAAGCGATAATCATCAGAATTGTTTATTAATGGAATCAAATCACTAACATGAGGCTGAATGATTTTATTCTGAATAAAACCTGAATCTTCAAGGGATTCGTTACCTCTTGCCTGTGGAAAGCCTATAATAAGTGACTTAAGATAATATTTACTGTAAATAATATGTGATTCATTCGTTGCAATTATATTGATATCATTTCCATTATCATCAGGTAAAATATTTAATTCGTTTGAGAATAGATCTCCATCAATAGAATAATCCAATTTGATTAAGCCGTTTTGATATTTTATATTTCCCTCTGAGAAATCCTGAATTTTCAAAAAGCTTCTTTTTGATTTTTCATCCAGCTTTTTATGATTAGGCCCTGTTATTGCTAGCGCCAAGGCTTTTAGAATAGTACTCTTCCCCGTTCCATTTTCTCCTATTAAACAAGAGATGTCTTTATCAAAAGAAATTTCTAAGTTTGAAAAATGTCCGATATTCTCTAAGGTAAGTTTTATTAAACGAATATTTGGTTTATGTTGCTTAAGCGCTTCAAGGATTAAATTATTGAATTGTTCATAAGAGCTATATTTCTTGCATTCATTTGGGAAATTTTCTTGTAAATCAATCTTTGTTTTTTGAAAAATATCCCACTTACTTAGGTTGGCGGAATCAAATCCTGTTTCGATAAACTCGTCTTGTGTTAAGATGAAAAATCTAACCCCCATTTTTTTGCAATTACGAGCAACTTCTTTTGCTAATTTTTCATTATCATGTGAATCAATTGGGATAATAATAAAAACAAGGTTTGTTTCAGCATTGATGCTTTTTGCCGTAACTAAAGGAATGAATTCAATTGATTGGGTTTCGGAAAATGATTTTAACAAAGACTGATACCTATTGATCACAGTTTCTTTACTCGCGTTTGTAAAAAAGTAAGCCTTAGTAATGATAGGAGAATCTTTGGGCACAGGTTCATTTTGGCGTTCAAGAATAAACTCTATTGTTTTTTTGGGATCCGTTGGTGAATATGTGTCAGGTAAAGGTATTTTATTCCCATTTATAGAAAGATGAACCAATTTAGTTAGATTCTTTATTTCCTCTGGCAGATGCGTCAATTGATTGTTTTCCAAAAAAAGATGTGTCAGATTTGTTAGCAGGCCTATTTCGCTTGGCAAATACGCTAGCTGATTATTGTCAACTCTCAATTGAGTCAATTTTGTTAATTGCCCAATTTCATTGGGTAGTTTGGAGATTTGATTATTTCCAATTAGTAGTAATAATAAATTTTTAAGATTTCCTATTTGCGGAGGAATCTCTGAAATTTTATTATGTCGAAGATATAGCCTATTAAGATTTACAAAGTTTCCAATTGTGTCAGGAATCAATGTTATTTGATTTGTGTCTAAAACAATTTGAGTTTCTCCAACTGGTATAGTTGGAAAAGATGTTAGCCCTTTATTAGCTTGGTTAGTCGGCATATTTATTGAATTAATGTTCTATTTGGCATTGGCTATAACGTGTTTATAAACGCTACAAAATATCACTTAGCCCTCCTGTTTAGTAGGCTATACGAAGTTCTTATTCTTTATATACAAATATAATCATTTCTATATAGAGTCATAAGGCTACTTGATTTTAATAGCCTTTTTTTGCATCCCGGATATCAGGGCTGCAGGAATCAACTAAGCCAATGATGTTGAGATGATTTAAGTTTACAGCTAGATGTACCTGGGCAGGATAAACCTTAGAATACTATATTTTGACATGGCAAATAAATCCTCCTGCACTAGTAAAATTAATACTAATCCAGCCATTTATTAATTTGCTACAAGGCAATTCAAATTTACCGGAAGCTATATGCTTGAATTTTACCCTACTTAAGATTCCTTTAGCTGCGGTCTCATTTGTAATTTGGCCTGTACTAATTTGATTTAAAATTTAGCATGCAAAAACCAACCAAGCAATGGTTTTCTGTCTGTAACGCTTCACAAACAAACCTTCTACGAATCTACTTTGAAAATAGTACTATCGATGGAGAGCTTCTATGATGATACGGCTTCGCCGTGCTCACCCCCATAAAATTCTGGGGTAAGTAGATAATTATAAAACTTTGCTGGTAGAAACAAATCTACAAATACTTTTGAAGTAGAAGCAAAATTATTTGCAAAATTGAATCGAATGGACCTGAAAGAGGGGAGGGTAAGCTGTTAAATAGATGTACTTAATTCTCCTCCGTCCTGGCAGGAGCCTGTTAAATTCATCGACATTTATTGAGTTTCCAAATTATTGATGCTATCCTTTCAGCATGGCTCTTAAGCAGCTTTAGGACTTAAAAAATTCCAGGAAACGGCATTGAACTTTACCGATAAGACTGCATAATTTTTAAAATGAATCCAGTCAAATTTTAACCCTCATCTTGCTCACTCAAACCCACCAATAAACCGATCCCGGTCTCTTCCCCGAAGTTGAAAATAATCACAGAACTCATCCGGGGTGATGACCTGGTGTTTTTTCTTGCCGATGGCTTTTCGGATTTTTGAGAGAATACGCTGACAGGACCGGAGGCTTTTACCGGTGATGTTCATGAGGTCTTTGGCTAAAACAAACAAACGTGGAATTCGTATCATAAATAGGGTTTAAAAATAAAGTGTAGTAACTAGCTTTGGCAGCAAGCCAGGATTCCGGCTGATGTATTAAAATGAGGCACTTATCAGTTTGAGGATTAATAATATCCGGACTGGTTTGGAATTGATAAGAATGCCTCGTGCTGTAATCTGCCAATTGCAACGCTATAATTTCAGGGTAAGAACTATCGGCATCGCCTTCGTCAAACAAGAGCTCCATAAATTCATATCGAATAAGCCAGCAAAATGTTGATGGTGTTTTGAATTTTTTTTTAAAATTTGAAGACGGTTGCTTGCATGCATGATTTTTTAGCACTTTTAAAGGTTCATTTAGTTCGACTGGTTGGTAAATTTTTATAAAAAGAAAATAATTCAGGCAGCCTTTGGAATTATTTATTCGTTGGTATGGTTATGAAGGAATGTGGCAATTGATTGTGAAGTTTGATTTTGATACCAACCCGTAAATCTTAATTTTATGAATATGAAATTTAATGGTAAAGCCCGCATTGAAAACCGTAACGACGGTTTACGAATTTCCCTCCCCACTAGAAAACATTGGTTTGCGCTCGCAATTGGAACCCTTTGTTTTTTCTTATGGCTTTCGCTTTATGTCCAACTGGTTGACCTGTTTGCCGGATCCCTCAGTTTGGAATTCAATCTGTTTAATTTTATCTTTTTGTACTGGACCCTCATCGGTGTATTCCTTTTACTGGGTTTACTCTGGGGTTATTTCGGACGAGAAATCGTGAAGCTTGAAAACGAGCATCTCATCCTGGAGAAAAGCGTTTTTGGATTTGGCTGGAAAAAGAAATTGGACATACATACCATCCGAAACATTCGCAACGAAAAAATTGCAGCCAACTGGCTAAACATTCGCCGTAAAGAATTTTGGGGATTAGGTGGCGGTAAAATCCGATTTGATTATGGAATGCGCACCTATTCCTTCGGACAAGGAATCGACGATGCAGAATCTGAATATTTAATTCAGATTTTTAATGACAGCCTCAACGGCCACATCGCCTACAAAGGACTGATCATTTAAATAAAAATTGTTTGAAACAAAAAGCAGACCTGGCAACGGGTCTGCTTTTTTTATTTAATCTCTAACCAAAAGCCATGGAGGAAAATGCTGCAATTCTTCAATTCTGCAATTCTGCAATGTTGCAATGTTGCAATCTTTCAATGTTGCAATGTTGCAATGTTGCAATGTTACAATGCTTCAATATTACTATTCCACAAGGATATTCAATTGTTAATTTAGAAGATTTTAATTTTTTGATTTTCCTAAGAATTTTAGTTTAGAAATAAATTACAATAATAAAAAATTCAATTTGAACGTTCGAAATGCAGCGTGCGGCGAAAATTTTTCAGAGCCATGTTTAAAAAGTATTCTATTAGATGTAAAACTGGCGCATTTGTATAACCACCAAAAGCGTGAGAAAAATTTGAGCTGAAGCCTGCGTCTAGCAAGAACGCCTTCATTTCGAACAAGCCTTTTGGTTCTTTTGGGCGAATGCAAAAGAACAAAGCCCCTTATTATTCGTGTCAACAATTGAAGACATCTGTTTTTTACCTTCCTACGCCCAGCAGGAATAAGTAGTCAGTAATTAGAGGTTAGTATTCAGAAATGCAGAATAAGGTGTAAAATTCAAAAAAAAGATTAAATAAATTCAGGACGTTCGAAATGCAGCGTGCGGCGAAAATTTTTCAGAGCCATGTTTGGCTAAGTATTCTATTAGCTGTAAAACTGCCGCATTTGTATAACCACCAAAAGCGTGAGAAAAATTTGAGCTGAAGCCAGTGTATAGCAAGAACCCCTTCATTTCGAACAAGCCTTTTGGTTCTTTTGGGCGAATGCAAAAGAACAAAGCCCATTATTATTCGTGTCAACAATTGAAGGCATCTGTTTTTTACCATCCTTCGTTGGGCGTAGTCTGCGTCAACAGTTCAATAATCAACAATCAGAAGTCAGTTGTCAGATAATGTTAGAATAAAATCTAACCGTTCGAAATGCAGCGTGCGGCGAAAATTTTTCAGAGCCACGTTTAGCTAAGTATTCTATTAGTTGTAAAACTGCCGCATTTGTATAACCACCAAAAGCGTGAGAAAAATTTGAGCTGAGGCTTGGGTATAGCAAGAACGCCTTCATTTCGAACAAGCCTTTTGGTTCTTTTGGGCGAATGCAAAAGAACGGAGGGGGTGCGGGTTAGCTTTTGCGCCAGCATTTCGTACCAGGAATTCTTTTCTTCCCAGGGCGTAGGTTGCACCCTTCGCCCAACAAAAATTTGTGGTCAGTAGTTAGAGGTCAGTATTAAGAAATACAGAATAAGTTGTAAAATTCAAAAAAAGGATAAAATAAATTCAGAACGTTCGAAATGCAGCGTGCGGCGAAAATTTTTCAGAGCCACGTTTAAAAGGTATTCTATTAGTTGTAAAACTGCCGCATTTGTACAACAACCAAAAGCGTGAGAAAAATTTGAGCTGAAGCCTGAGTCTAGCAAGAACGCCTTCATTTCGATCAAGCCTTTTGGTTCTTTTGGGCGAATGCAAAAGAACAAAGCCCCTTATTATTCGTGTCAACAATTGAAGGCATCTGTTTTTTACCTTCCTTCGCTGGGCGTAGGCTAAGCCTACGTCCTTATTTTCAATCGCAGAAGAACCCGAGTTATGTTTTAAATAATTGCAATCATCAAATAGGCTTAGCCTATGAAGAAATGCATATTTTATATTGAAGAATAATTTTACTTCAAATTATTTCATCCCTCTATAGGTTCAACCTATACATGTCCCCTTTTAAATTGAAATTTATTTGATTATTTATTGAATCAAAATTAGGACGTAGGCGCAGCCTACGCCCAGCGGAAAATTAAATATTAATTTCTGGATTTTCAACAATTGACTTACATCATTCCTAAAATCAAATTTGCTATATTTGTATTTCTCTACAATTATAAAAGCATGAATAAAATTTCCAATTTTATAGGGTCTCTAAAAAATAAATCCCTTTTATTTTATTTATCTTTTTGGGGAGCAGCGAATGCCCTTACAGGTCAAGTATTTTTAAATCCGGTTGCAAATCCATTTTCCTTGAAAGTATCCGATATGCGCCAAACTCCTTGCTTTGTTGATCTGGATGGAGATCGTGATGTTGATATGCTAACCGGAAGTGCCTCAGGAATCTTTTACTATTATCAAAATAGTGGAACTCAGAATAGTGCAAAATT from Saprospiraceae bacterium includes:
- a CDS encoding TIR domain-containing protein; translation: MIKVFISHSSQDKKFLDKLTSALRNDGVQTWRADKEVSAGENIQEKINDAISNTDYFIVLLSKHSTSSNWVNFELSAILNREVSKQQRIILPVLIEDCDIPFSLRDRLFADFRFSFEEGYEKLIKALKQKETKSYLGVKREADKFQPDTYEFQIRNLREEYNRGNLTLFCGAGISYDAGIPTWNTLLKSLLKEVYSDNTDVPDIDTRLANLFQKRINVSPLILAQYLKTLLGRKFTTTVRDTLYKNCTYKSSTVDAISELSRPKRERKPLRAIITFNFDDLIEENLAKEKIDFKCIFSEGERFTDKQIPIYHPHGCLPRKKSLTSKNEIVFSEDAYHSQFIDPFSWSNLVQLNHLNNCTCLFTGISLTDPNMRRLLDVSIRKNGKGEKNHYIIKKRYSIEDLYPENEGLKIKDQKLIPVIENIEEQDANNLGFNVIWINSFKEIPEILKEIGK
- a CDS encoding DUF4062 domain-containing protein produces the protein MAKPRIFISSTFYDLRQVRSDLDTFIENLGYDPVRNEEGDIPYGKDEALEEYCYKEIKAVDILVSIVGGRFGSESKRNNSSISQLELKTALKENKQVYIFIEKNVLSEYETYLINKDNAAMKYRYVDDTRIYQFIEEVKNLNANNNIKGFESASDISKYLKEQFAGLFQRFLEEQTRIKEVSLIRNLEKTAQTLNKLVNFLSDENKGQTEEINKILMINHPLTETLRTKLDIPYNFYIEGFHDMKKLLDARGFKEIEADLFDNDDFVSEWVKTANRKKHILKISDGLFDEDKKLKFIKRTDWNEEFVQLKETEEPQDDDLPF
- a CDS encoding DUF4062 domain-containing protein — encoded protein: MSDSSHRIPIFISSTVYNLVDCRAEIGSFLSNLGYDPKLSSESGFPDQTPELTPWESCLPVLDKCFMMILIIDSNYGKPFDWEGYKELFNGEKVSPTHAEYRFALHKQKRMIVFIRKELMTYYQSYRKLQADGNSNDDTEKKLTEVLPSHIDYNIFKFIREVKTNKPIPWIIEFENSLEVKKEIQHKLNNELAEVFLAKEKHIETLIKSINIVLSEMSEEKRLELIEKLDIKNELTTKLKIANDKIKNIQERMNNLKEEESTKKLELTNQINDLQSEIIALKSQSSNYRLFSTGSSNYLEYTNSIEAQCSLCGCHGHYDPTGNSMGSVTKCGKCGCYYCYSCMKGKAICDQCNLVFQN
- a CDS encoding AAA family ATPase; amino-acid sequence: MPTNQANKGLTSFPTIPVGETQIVLDTNQITLIPDTIGNFVNLNRLYLRHNKISEIPPQIGNLKNLLLLLIGNNQISKLPNEIGQLTKLTQLRVDNNQLAYLPSEIGLLTNLTHLFLENNQLTHLPEEIKNLTKLVHLSINGNKIPLPDTYSPTDPKKTIEFILERQNEPVPKDSPIITKAYFFTNASKETVINRYQSLLKSFSETQSIEFIPLVTAKSINAETNLVFIIIPIDSHDNEKLAKEVARNCKKMGVRFFILTQDEFIETGFDSANLSKWDIFQKTKIDLQENFPNECKKYSSYEQFNNLILEALKQHKPNIRLIKLTLENIGHFSNLEISFDKDISCLIGENGTGKSTILKALALAITGPNHKKLDEKSKRSFLKIQDFSEGNIKYQNGLIKLDYSIDGDLFSNELNILPDDNGNDINIIATNESHIIYSKYYLKSLIIGFPQARGNESLEDSGFIQNKIIQPHVSDLIPLINNSDDYRLRSFSGWIANLYFDSIKEKKEGNNSEELLIKNVFEIISRITKKNIIFKTVTKIDPPDVWVITSDSPNGIPLYLVSQGFKIVIGWIGYLMQRFVNTFPLSDPQIAFKENAIVIIDEVDISMHPKWQWSFIEILRETFSNTQFIFTTHDPLIIGSLLKEQVRVFTESNGIIEATQPETDPKGLGVAGILTSELFGLSSTLDEKTLKVLDRRNELISKQDNTELSTEEKIELNEIFQNLNSLGINTTDRDPLYQKFIVAISERDEFKKENYTAEDLKAQNDIALDTLNDLLKEQGEKK